The following proteins come from a genomic window of Mycolicibacterium rufum:
- a CDS encoding glucose 1-dehydrogenase: MGRVDGKVALISGGAQGMGAEDARALIAEGAKVVIGDILDDKGQALADEINAETPDSIRYVSLDVTQADQWDAAVATALEAFGTLNVLVNNAGTVALGKIGEFDMAKWQKVIDVNLTGTFLGMQASVEAMKAAGGGSIINISSIEGLRGAVMVHPYVASKWAVRGLTKSAALELGPHNIRVNSVHPGFIRTPMTKFFPDDMLRIPLGRPGQPDEVASFVVFLASDESRYSTGAEFVMDGGLVNDVPHK; this comes from the coding sequence ATGGGACGCGTGGACGGAAAAGTGGCACTCATCAGTGGCGGCGCGCAGGGGATGGGCGCCGAGGACGCCCGGGCACTGATCGCCGAGGGCGCCAAGGTGGTGATCGGCGACATCCTCGACGACAAGGGTCAGGCGCTGGCCGACGAGATCAATGCCGAGACACCGGACTCCATTCGCTACGTCTCCCTCGACGTCACGCAGGCCGACCAGTGGGACGCCGCGGTGGCCACGGCGCTGGAGGCGTTCGGCACCCTCAACGTGCTGGTGAACAACGCCGGCACCGTCGCACTGGGCAAGATCGGCGAGTTCGACATGGCCAAGTGGCAGAAGGTCATCGACGTCAACCTCACCGGCACGTTCCTCGGCATGCAGGCCTCCGTCGAGGCGATGAAGGCCGCTGGAGGCGGCTCGATCATCAACATCTCGTCCATCGAGGGATTGCGCGGCGCGGTGATGGTGCACCCGTACGTGGCCTCGAAGTGGGCGGTGCGCGGGCTGACCAAGTCGGCGGCCCTGGAACTGGGACCCCACAACATCCGTGTGAACTCGGTGCACCCCGGCTTCATCCGCACCCCGATGACCAAATTCTTCCCTGACGACATGCTGCGGATTCCCCTCGGCCGGCCCGGCCAGCCCGACGAGGTGGCGAGTTTCGTGGTGTTCTTGGCCAGTGACGAATCCCGGTACTCCACAGGCGCCGAGTTCGTCATGGACGGCGGACTGGTCAACGACGTCCCCCACAAGTAG
- a CDS encoding NAD(P)H-dependent amine dehydrogenase family protein, with product MAIRVAQIGTGNCGSLTLRQLIEDPRFELTGVWVSSAEKVGRDAGDLARLDVTTGVSAVGDLDAIIAAAPDCVVYCAMGDIRPKEALADVRAFLEAGINVVGSSPGFLEYPWGVVGERTIDRVEAAARQGGASVFITGVDPGFVTDLLPLALAGTCQSVSQIRTMEIADYATYDGATVMFDVMGFGNEVGDLPFLYQPGVLSAAWGVAIRQLAAGLGVQLDEIRDSVEQEPAPEDIDVAVGTIAKGTVAGVRFQIEGLVGGEPVIVVEHITRLRGDLRPDWAQPAQVGGSYRVEITGEPSYVMDVCPTSRNGDHNYAAILAAAGRIVNAVPDVVSAAPGIRTTLDLPLVTGQGTYRGGSSGG from the coding sequence ATGGCTATTCGTGTGGCGCAGATCGGCACCGGCAACTGCGGCAGCCTGACGCTGCGGCAACTCATCGAGGATCCGCGCTTCGAGCTGACCGGGGTGTGGGTGTCCTCGGCCGAGAAGGTGGGCCGGGACGCCGGGGACCTCGCGCGCCTCGACGTCACCACCGGGGTGAGCGCCGTCGGCGATCTCGACGCGATCATCGCGGCCGCGCCGGACTGCGTCGTCTACTGCGCGATGGGTGACATCCGGCCCAAGGAGGCGCTGGCTGACGTGCGGGCCTTCCTCGAGGCCGGCATCAACGTGGTCGGGTCGTCACCCGGCTTCCTGGAATACCCCTGGGGCGTGGTCGGCGAGCGGACCATCGACCGGGTCGAGGCCGCCGCCCGGCAGGGCGGGGCGAGCGTGTTCATCACGGGGGTGGATCCGGGATTCGTCACCGATCTGCTGCCGCTGGCGCTGGCGGGCACCTGCCAGAGCGTCAGCCAGATCCGCACCATGGAGATCGCCGATTACGCCACCTACGACGGCGCGACGGTGATGTTCGACGTGATGGGATTCGGGAACGAGGTCGGCGATCTTCCGTTCCTCTATCAGCCCGGTGTGCTCAGCGCGGCGTGGGGCGTGGCGATCCGCCAGCTCGCCGCCGGGCTGGGTGTGCAGCTCGACGAGATCAGGGATTCCGTCGAGCAGGAGCCGGCTCCCGAGGACATCGACGTCGCCGTCGGCACGATCGCGAAGGGGACGGTCGCCGGCGTGCGCTTCCAGATCGAGGGGCTGGTCGGGGGCGAGCCGGTGATCGTGGTGGAGCACATCACCCGGCTGCGCGGGGATCTGCGGCCCGACTGGGCGCAGCCGGCCCAGGTGGGTGGGTCCTACCGCGTGGAGATCACCGGCGAACCGTCGTACGTGATGGACGTCTGCCCGACCAGCCGCAACGGTGACCACAACTACGCCGCGATCCTGGCCGCGGCGGGACGCATCGTCAACGCCGTTCCGGACGTGGTGAGCGCGGCCCCCGGGATCCGGACGACGTTGGACCTACCCCTGGTGACCGGGCAGGGCACCTACCGGGGTGGGTCTAGCGGCGGGTGA
- a CDS encoding ATP-binding protein has protein sequence MIDSMPPAEVANAERFERFGLDADAGTVAMARRQFADWLTRFFDLDEVRSSDLVLAINEGLANAAEFAYVSADRPGTIDICAVHDPQSKTLTVDITDRGTWRTPQTDPVPRTRGRGIPLMETLSDQAIIEPSSAGTRVRLEWRGVTRR, from the coding sequence ATGATCGATTCCATGCCGCCGGCTGAGGTAGCCAACGCCGAACGTTTCGAGCGGTTCGGCCTCGACGCCGACGCCGGGACGGTCGCGATGGCGCGCCGTCAATTCGCCGATTGGCTCACGCGGTTCTTCGACCTCGACGAGGTGCGCTCCAGCGATCTGGTGCTCGCGATCAACGAGGGTCTGGCCAACGCCGCGGAATTCGCCTACGTCTCGGCCGACCGGCCCGGCACCATCGACATCTGCGCCGTGCACGACCCGCAGTCCAAGACGCTGACGGTCGACATCACCGACCGCGGAACCTGGCGCACACCGCAGACCGACCCGGTGCCGCGCACCCGCGGCCGCGGCATCCCGCTGATGGAGACGCTGTCGGACCAGGCGATCATCGAGCCGTCCTCCGCAGGCACCCGCGTGCGCCTGGAGTGGCGCGGGGTCACCCGCCGCTAG
- a CDS encoding STAS domain-containing protein: MDEQAAEGITASSGASNCDVAETWVDGVAIVAVSGVVDMLTSPQLESAIDAALERKPSGIVIDFTDVEFLASAGMGVLVAAHDKAGSDVAFSVVADGPATSRPLKLVGIAEIVSLYPSLDEALAARDT; this comes from the coding sequence TTGGACGAGCAAGCAGCCGAAGGCATAACCGCCTCATCGGGCGCGTCGAACTGCGACGTCGCCGAAACCTGGGTCGACGGGGTAGCCATCGTCGCGGTATCCGGTGTCGTCGACATGCTCACCTCGCCGCAACTGGAGTCCGCGATCGACGCGGCGCTCGAGCGCAAGCCGTCCGGAATCGTGATCGATTTCACCGATGTCGAATTCCTCGCCTCCGCCGGCATGGGTGTGCTGGTGGCCGCTCATGACAAAGCGGGCTCTGACGTGGCATTCAGCGTGGTCGCCGACGGTCCGGCGACCAGCCGCCCGCTCAAGTTGGTGGGCATCGCCGAGATCGTCAGCCTCTATCCCAGCCTGGACGAGGCCCTTGCGGCACGCGACACGTAG